One region of Akkermansiaceae bacterium genomic DNA includes:
- a CDS encoding glycosyltransferase family 4 protein — MKVAYVTPYASGDVHAWSGSVFHVREALANAGCKILPVDSLAEKGRYLGKAREILIRKLTGKTYLRDRAPALLDSYASQVATRCAALEPDVIFSPGTIPIAHLKTGKPVVFWTDATFAGITDYYAAFTDLSPRTLREGREMEQSALTNCSLAIYTSEWAAKSAVDHYDVDPAKVKVVPFGANVSSARDEAVVRGLVAARDPATCELLFVGVDWERKGGPVALRTAEILKSRGLPVRLHVVGCEPPGQLPDFVVRHGFISKKFPAGAARLAKLFSDAHFLIVPSRAECFGLVFAEAGSFGLPSLAAITGGVPSVVTSGKNGMLFPLEDEGGGYADFIQSLMADPVAYEALALGSFHEFKARLNWDVAGETVVSLMQGLVG; from the coding sequence ATGAAAGTCGCCTATGTGACTCCCTATGCCTCCGGGGATGTCCACGCCTGGTCCGGCTCGGTCTTCCACGTGAGGGAGGCGCTCGCAAATGCCGGGTGTAAGATCCTGCCGGTGGACTCGCTGGCCGAGAAGGGCCGCTATCTTGGCAAAGCCCGGGAGATTCTCATCAGGAAGCTCACGGGAAAAACCTACCTGCGGGATCGCGCGCCAGCGTTGCTGGACAGCTATGCTTCCCAGGTGGCCACCCGCTGTGCGGCGTTGGAGCCGGATGTCATTTTCAGCCCCGGCACCATTCCCATCGCACATCTGAAAACCGGCAAGCCGGTCGTTTTTTGGACGGACGCCACCTTCGCGGGCATCACGGATTACTACGCCGCATTCACGGACCTCAGTCCCCGGACGCTCCGGGAAGGCCGGGAGATGGAGCAGAGCGCGCTCACCAACTGCTCGCTGGCCATCTACACCTCGGAGTGGGCGGCGAAGAGCGCGGTGGACCACTATGATGTCGATCCCGCCAAGGTGAAGGTGGTGCCCTTCGGCGCGAATGTATCCTCCGCCCGGGATGAGGCGGTGGTGCGCGGTCTGGTCGCTGCACGTGATCCGGCAACCTGCGAGCTGCTTTTCGTCGGTGTGGATTGGGAGCGCAAGGGCGGCCCCGTCGCGCTGCGGACGGCGGAGATCCTGAAGTCACGCGGTCTGCCGGTCCGCCTGCATGTCGTGGGGTGTGAGCCTCCCGGGCAACTGCCGGATTTCGTGGTGCGCCATGGATTCATCTCGAAGAAATTCCCGGCCGGCGCGGCTCGGCTGGCGAAGCTGTTTTCGGACGCGCATTTCCTCATCGTACCATCGCGGGCGGAGTGCTTCGGCCTCGTCTTCGCGGAGGCGGGATCGTTCGGCCTGCCATCGCTCGCGGCCATCACCGGCGGAGTGCCATCCGTCGTCACCTCCGGAAAGAACGGAATGCTGTTCCCGCTGGAGGATGAGGGCGGGGGATACGCGGATTTCATCCAGTCGCTGATGGCGGACCCGGTGGCCTACGAAGCGCTCGCGCTCGGATCTTTCCATGAGTTCAAGGCACGCCTGAACTGGGACGTCGCGGGTGAAACCGTCGTCTCGCTGATGCAAGGGCTGGTAGGGTAG
- a CDS encoding aminoglycoside phosphotransferase family protein, which produces MRRFGHKFRVPPTSPTRPINPQVQKLVADIGNQFAVQGEFVLGEEIDSGHINSTYRASYRLPDGAVERYIFQAINRNVFKDPYAVMTNVELVTHHINGKVLRRKHDLGGQTLNLFPARVGGFWVEDAQGAVWRCYNHIEDCVTYNIVENERQAYQAAHAFGAFQDLVSDLDASVIIDTIPDFHNTRKRYDRLAEIIAADPCGRLASVRAEVDFIQARETLVDILLDLAAAGQIPLRVTHNDTKINNVMIDAQTDEAVCVIDLDTVMPGLALYDFGDLIRTATSPAAEDEQDLSKVKMQMPMFEALVRGYLDTAGGFLNETEVRYLAFSGKLITLEVAIRFLTDYLEGDVYFKTHRPGQNLDRCRNQIQLVREIEAQEPAMNAFVELQRRQSR; this is translated from the coding sequence ATGCGTCGATTTGGTCACAAGTTCCGCGTGCCTCCGACATCGCCGACCCGCCCTATCAATCCGCAAGTCCAGAAGCTGGTGGCGGACATCGGCAACCAATTCGCCGTTCAGGGGGAGTTCGTCCTCGGTGAAGAGATCGACAGCGGCCACATCAACTCGACCTACCGCGCCAGCTACCGGCTCCCGGACGGCGCGGTGGAGCGCTACATTTTCCAGGCGATCAACCGCAATGTCTTCAAGGATCCGTATGCGGTCATGACCAACGTCGAGCTGGTCACCCACCACATCAACGGCAAGGTCCTCCGCCGGAAGCACGACCTGGGCGGGCAGACGCTCAACCTTTTCCCCGCCCGTGTCGGCGGGTTCTGGGTGGAGGACGCGCAGGGCGCGGTGTGGCGCTGCTACAACCACATAGAGGACTGCGTGACCTACAACATCGTGGAGAACGAGCGGCAGGCCTACCAGGCGGCGCACGCCTTCGGCGCGTTCCAGGATCTGGTCAGCGACCTGGACGCCTCCGTCATCATCGACACCATCCCGGACTTCCACAACACGCGGAAACGCTATGATCGTCTGGCGGAAATCATCGCCGCCGACCCCTGCGGGCGTCTCGCGAGCGTCCGGGCGGAGGTGGATTTCATCCAGGCGCGTGAAACCCTCGTGGACATCCTCCTCGATCTCGCCGCCGCCGGGCAGATCCCGCTGCGCGTCACGCACAATGACACGAAGATCAACAACGTCATGATCGACGCCCAGACGGATGAGGCGGTCTGCGTCATCGACCTGGACACCGTCATGCCCGGTCTGGCGCTCTATGACTTCGGCGATCTCATCCGCACCGCCACCAGCCCGGCGGCGGAGGATGAGCAGGACCTTTCGAAGGTGAAGATGCAGATGCCCATGTTCGAGGCACTGGTTCGCGGCTATCTGGATACGGCGGGCGGTTTCCTCAATGAGACGGAGGTCCGCTACCTCGCTTTTTCCGGAAAGCTCATCACGCTGGAGGTCGCCATCCGATTCCTGACGGACTACCTGGAAGGCGACGTGTATTTCAAGACCCACCGCCCCGGCCAGAACCTGGACCGCTGCCGCAACCAGATCCAGCTCGTGCGGGAAATCGAGGCGCAGGAACCGGCCATGAACGCCTTTGTCGAACTCCAGCGCCGCCAGAGCCGATGA
- the ykgO gene encoding type B 50S ribosomal protein L36: MKVLSSLASAKRRHADCQVVKRKGTVYVICKSNPKFKARQGATVGTRLSKKGVK, encoded by the coding sequence ATGAAAGTTCTCTCTTCCCTCGCCTCCGCGAAACGCCGTCACGCTGATTGCCAAGTCGTGAAACGCAAAGGGACGGTCTACGTCATCTGCAAGAGCAACCCGAAGTTCAAAGCCCGCCAAGGCGCGACTGTCGGCACCCGCCTCTCGAAGAAGGGCGTCAAATAA
- a CDS encoding class I SAM-dependent methyltransferase, whose amino-acid sequence MIQRRPFRYPGTDEDVVRLEALLRDGLRAAGFQAPGPLVVLNLACGRADETGALAKALEPMQIGFYLGIDLRPDAIAEAAARWALPDGEIGFRCGDAAATDRMRQLPAFDFIFIRHQNYWHEPAVWDRLLGNALGRLKPSGLLVCTSYFDREHELLVAALRTRGATLLANLRHAKSRPLPDAPGKSVDRHLVIFRQGQEIALHPGPAR is encoded by the coding sequence GTGATCCAGCGCAGGCCATTCCGCTACCCGGGCACGGACGAGGACGTCGTCCGGCTGGAGGCGTTGCTGCGTGACGGTCTTCGGGCCGCGGGATTCCAGGCACCGGGACCGCTCGTCGTGCTGAACCTTGCTTGTGGCCGGGCGGACGAAACCGGCGCGCTGGCCAAGGCACTGGAGCCGATGCAGATCGGCTTCTACCTGGGGATCGACCTCCGTCCGGACGCCATCGCGGAGGCGGCGGCCCGCTGGGCGCTGCCGGACGGGGAGATCGGGTTCCGCTGCGGGGACGCCGCCGCCACGGACCGGATGCGGCAGTTGCCCGCCTTCGACTTCATCTTCATCCGGCACCAGAACTACTGGCATGAGCCCGCCGTGTGGGACCGCCTGCTGGGCAATGCGCTGGGGCGGCTGAAGCCGTCCGGCTTGTTGGTCTGCACGTCCTATTTCGACAGGGAGCACGAACTGCTCGTCGCCGCGCTGCGGACCCGGGGAGCCACCTTGCTGGCAAACCTGCGGCACGCGAAGTCCCGCCCGCTGCCGGACGCCCCCGGCAAATCCGTGGACCGGCATCTGGTGATTTTCCGCCAAGGACAAGAAATCGCTTTACATCCCGGTCCCGCCCGGTAG
- a CDS encoding tRNA threonylcarbamoyladenosine dehydratase, protein MSETDSHHRFGGIARLYGQAALERFLKSRVAVIGIGGVGSWAVESLARSGIGHLTLVDLDEICLTNVNRQLHAMDGQIGRQKADAMADRAKAIHPDCDVRILHTFFTERNAGEILDLGFDAVLDAIDSVKHKALLVAECHRRGIPVVTCGGAGGRRDPTRIRVTDLAYSGKDALLHQLRRTLRADHAFPKTPINSKPDPLGIDAVFTDEPPLFPQCDGSVSCERPEGTNLRLSCESGYGTATHVTASFGLIAAGRVLEKLASQA, encoded by the coding sequence GTGTCTGAGACGGATTCCCACCATCGGTTCGGCGGCATTGCCCGGCTTTACGGCCAGGCGGCGCTGGAGCGTTTCCTGAAATCCCGCGTCGCCGTCATCGGCATCGGCGGGGTGGGGTCGTGGGCGGTCGAGTCGCTGGCGCGTTCGGGCATCGGCCACCTGACCCTGGTCGATCTGGATGAGATCTGCCTGACCAACGTGAACCGCCAGCTCCACGCGATGGATGGCCAGATTGGCCGGCAGAAGGCGGATGCGATGGCGGACCGCGCAAAGGCCATCCACCCGGACTGCGATGTGCGGATCCTCCATACCTTTTTCACGGAACGGAATGCCGGGGAGATCCTCGATCTGGGTTTCGACGCCGTGCTCGATGCCATCGACTCCGTGAAGCACAAGGCCCTGCTGGTGGCGGAGTGCCACCGCCGGGGCATCCCCGTCGTCACCTGTGGCGGGGCGGGCGGCAGGAGGGATCCCACCCGCATCCGGGTCACGGACCTGGCCTACAGCGGAAAGGACGCGCTGCTCCACCAACTGCGCCGCACCCTGCGGGCGGACCATGCTTTCCCGAAGACGCCCATCAACAGCAAGCCGGACCCGCTGGGCATCGACGCCGTCTTTACCGATGAGCCGCCGCTGTTCCCGCAGTGCGATGGCTCCGTCTCCTGCGAGCGTCCGGAAGGCACCAACCTGCGCCTCTCCTGTGAGTCCGGCTACGGCACCGCCACGCACGTGACGGCCAGCTTCGGCCTCATCGCCGCGGGCCGGGTGCTGGAAAAGCTCGCCTCGCAGGCATGA